From a single Helicovermis profundi genomic region:
- the nifS gene encoding cysteine desulfurase NifS, producing the protein MTKKLYLDYSATTPVKKEVLDAMIPYFTEVFGNPSSIHKFGRDAKAIVASSREKIANLINSRADEVYFTGGGSESDNWAIKGVMRANKKKGNHIITTKIEHHAVLHTCDYLYREGYEITYLDVDEYGMISLEDLENAITDKTVLISIMFINNEVGTMEPIKEIGNIARKHGVIFHTDAVQALGNVKIDVDDFNIDLLSMSSHKIYGPKGIGALYIRKGIKIHNLIEGGAQEKKRRAGTENVAGIVGFAKAAEIAGENLDAHIEKLVYLRERLVKGIMDNIDYVKYNGHPTKRHPGNVNVCFEFIEGESLLLSLDLVGIAGSSGSACTSGSLDPSHVLLALGLTHEIAHGSLRLTIGDFTTEEDVDYVIKELQPIVHRLRIMSPLYDKVIKGGK; encoded by the coding sequence ATGACAAAAAAATTATACTTAGATTATTCGGCTACAACTCCAGTGAAAAAAGAAGTACTAGATGCGATGATTCCTTATTTTACAGAAGTTTTTGGAAATCCATCAAGTATTCATAAGTTTGGTAGAGATGCAAAAGCAATTGTTGCTTCTTCAAGAGAAAAAATTGCTAATTTAATTAATTCAAGAGCAGATGAAGTGTATTTCACAGGTGGTGGATCTGAATCTGATAATTGGGCTATAAAAGGTGTTATGCGAGCGAATAAGAAAAAAGGAAATCATATAATTACTACTAAAATTGAACATCACGCAGTGCTACATACATGTGATTACTTATATAGAGAAGGTTATGAAATAACATATTTGGACGTTGATGAATATGGAATGATAAGTTTAGAAGATTTGGAAAATGCAATTACTGATAAAACTGTATTAATTTCAATTATGTTTATTAATAATGAAGTGGGAACAATGGAACCTATAAAAGAAATTGGAAATATTGCAAGAAAACATGGAGTTATTTTTCATACAGACGCTGTTCAGGCACTTGGAAATGTTAAAATAGATGTTGATGATTTTAATATTGATTTACTTTCAATGTCATCGCATAAAATATATGGTCCAAAAGGCATTGGTGCTCTTTATATTAGAAAAGGTATTAAAATTCATAATTTAATCGAAGGTGGAGCTCAGGAAAAGAAAAGAAGGGCTGGTACAGAAAACGTAGCGGGAATAGTTGGATTTGCAAAAGCTGCTGAAATAGCTGGAGAAAATTTAGATGCTCATATTGAAAAATTAGTTTATTTAAGAGAAAGACTTGTTAAAGGTATAATGGATAATATTGATTATGTCAAGTATAATGGACATCCTACTAAAAGGCATCCTGGTAATGTAAATGTGTGCTTTGAATTTATTGAGGGTGAATCGCTGCTTCTAAGTTTAGATTTAGTTGGTATAGCGGGTTCAAGTGGTTCAGCTTGTACATCAGGTTCTCTTGATCCTTCACATGTTTTACTAGCTCTTGGTTTAACTCATGAAATAGCGCATGGTTCTTTAAGACTTACAATTGGTGATTTTACAACTGAAGAAGATGTAGATTATGTAATAAAAGAATTACAACCAATTGTTCATAGATTAAGAATAATGTCACCACTTTATGATAAAGTTATTAAAGGAGGAAAATAA
- the hutH gene encoding histidine ammonia-lyase has product MSKVIINGSDLTIIDVVNVARNGYKVEISKEVVDQINLSRSIVDEFVDNKKVVYGITTGFGKFSDVLISKEDSRDLQRNLIVSHSCGVGDPFEEDIARAIMLLRANALVKGFSGIRLSTIEKLIEVLNSGVVPQIPEKGSLGASGDLAPLSHMVLVLLGEGEAIYKGQMLTGKEALDKAGISPIHLTSKEGLALINGTQVMTAVGTLAVYDAYMAVKLADISASMTLEALNGITDAFDKRIHEVRPHKGQLDTAENLLKITKNSGLTSRQGEIRVQDAYSLRCLPQIHGASKDALNYVIDKINIEINSVTDNPIIIPDAKVAISGGNFHGQPMALAFDFLGIALSEIANSSERRIERLVNPSLSGLPAFLTPKGGLHSGFMIAQYSAASLVSENKVLAHPASVDSIPSSANQEDHVSMGTIASRKARDIIFNAMNVIAIELLASTQAIDFGDPSKLGEGTKITYNIIRENVEKWVDDRPMYKDINTVFELVKNHVIVDSVENAIGQLKL; this is encoded by the coding sequence ATGTCAAAGGTTATTATTAATGGATCAGATTTAACAATTATTGATGTTGTAAATGTTGCAAGAAATGGATATAAAGTTGAAATTTCTAAAGAGGTGGTTGATCAAATTAATTTATCTAGAAGTATTGTAGATGAATTTGTGGATAATAAAAAAGTGGTTTATGGTATCACTACAGGTTTTGGCAAATTCTCCGATGTTCTTATTTCTAAAGAAGATTCAAGAGATCTCCAAAGAAATTTAATTGTAAGTCATTCATGTGGTGTTGGCGATCCTTTTGAAGAGGATATTGCTAGAGCAATTATGTTATTAAGAGCTAATGCTCTTGTAAAAGGATTTTCTGGAATTAGATTAAGTACTATTGAAAAACTTATCGAAGTATTAAACAGTGGAGTTGTTCCTCAAATACCTGAAAAGGGTTCTTTAGGTGCAAGTGGAGACTTAGCGCCACTTTCTCATATGGTTCTAGTTTTACTTGGAGAAGGAGAGGCTATTTATAAAGGTCAAATGCTTACTGGAAAAGAAGCTCTTGATAAAGCAGGTATTAGTCCGATTCACTTAACTTCGAAAGAAGGACTTGCATTAATAAACGGAACACAAGTAATGACTGCAGTAGGAACTTTGGCAGTTTATGATGCTTATATGGCAGTTAAGCTTGCTGATATTAGCGCTTCTATGACGCTTGAAGCACTAAACGGAATAACAGATGCATTTGATAAAAGAATTCATGAAGTTAGGCCACATAAAGGTCAATTAGACACTGCTGAGAATTTACTTAAAATCACAAAAAATAGTGGACTTACTTCAAGACAAGGTGAAATTAGAGTTCAAGATGCATATTCTTTAAGATGTTTACCACAAATTCACGGAGCAAGTAAAGATGCACTTAATTACGTTATAGATAAAATCAATATTGAAATAAATTCTGTTACTGATAACCCAATTATAATTCCAGATGCTAAAGTTGCGATTTCAGGTGGAAATTTTCATGGTCAACCAATGGCACTAGCTTTTGATTTTCTAGGTATAGCACTATCTGAAATAGCAAATTCAAGTGAGCGAAGAATTGAAAGACTTGTTAACCCAAGTTTAAGCGGTTTACCTGCATTTTTAACTCCAAAAGGTGGTCTTCACTCTGGATTTATGATTGCACAATATTCTGCAGCTTCATTAGTTTCAGAAAACAAAGTATTAGCACATCCAGCTAGTGTTGATTCAATTCCTTCTTCTGCTAACCAAGAAGATCATGTTAGTATGGGAACTATTGCATCAAGAAAAGCAAGAGATATTATTTTTAATGCAATGAACGTAATTGCGATTGAACTTTTGGCTTCAACTCAAGCTATTGATTTTGGAGATCCGAGCAAACTTGGTGAAGGAACAAAAATTACTTACAATATTATTAGAGAAAACGTAGAAAAATGGGTAGACGATAGACCAATGTATAAAGATATAAATACAGTGTTTGAATTAGTCAAAAATCATGTTATAGTAGATAGTGTAGAAAATGCAATTGGTCAATTAAAATTATAA
- a CDS encoding chemotaxis protein CheW has protein sequence MAENQYVTFLLGNEKYCIDIENVAGISENVKVTKVPDAPYYLQGIMNLRGDVIPVINLKKRFNIEETTYSEDSKIILINIEDNSLGFLVDEANQVVKIDETDIDPTPEVIKRKGQDYISSIGKLGGELYIILAFEKILNHDETETVLNFKK, from the coding sequence ATGGCTGAAAACCAATATGTAACTTTTCTACTTGGAAATGAAAAATACTGTATTGATATTGAGAATGTTGCAGGTATAAGTGAAAACGTTAAAGTCACAAAGGTACCGGATGCTCCGTATTATTTACAAGGAATCATGAATCTTAGAGGTGACGTTATTCCTGTTATTAATCTCAAAAAAAGATTTAATATTGAAGAAACTACTTACTCCGAAGATTCAAAAATAATCTTAATAAATATTGAAGATAATTCTTTAGGTTTTTTAGTTGATGAAGCAAACCAAGTTGTTAAAATTGATGAAACTGACATTGATCCAACTCCTGAAGTGATAAAAAGAAAAGGGCAAGACTATATTTCATCGATTGGCAAATTAGGCGGTGAATTATATATTATTTTAGCATTTGAAAAAATATTAAATCATGATGAAACTGAAACTGTTTTAAATTTTAAAAAATAG
- a CDS encoding DUF896 domain-containing protein — MARINFLANKAKSQKLSEEELLEQKKLRTEYLKSFRKSFKARLENLDIEYVEDLEKKN, encoded by the coding sequence ATGGCTAGAATTAATTTTTTAGCAAATAAAGCAAAATCTCAAAAACTAAGTGAAGAAGAGCTATTAGAACAAAAAAAACTAAGGACAGAATATCTTAAGAGTTTTAGAAAGTCCTTTAAGGCTAGACTTGAAAATTTAGATATTGAGTATGTAGAAGATTTAGAAAAGAAAAATTAA
- the nifU gene encoding Fe-S cluster assembly scaffold protein NifU encodes MYTNTVMDHFTNPRNVGEIENADGMGEVGNVKCGDIMRMYLKIEGDIIVDVKFKTFGCGSAVASSSISTELIKGKTIKEALALTNREVITALGGLPPVKVHCSVLAEQAIKAAILDYANKNNLVFEELAGFNPDELDHEH; translated from the coding sequence ATGTATACAAATACAGTGATGGATCATTTTACTAACCCAAGAAATGTTGGTGAAATAGAAAATGCGGATGGTATGGGCGAAGTAGGTAATGTTAAATGTGGAGATATCATGAGAATGTATCTTAAAATAGAAGGAGATATTATTGTTGATGTTAAGTTTAAAACTTTCGGATGTGGATCTGCAGTTGCATCTTCAAGTATTTCAACTGAATTAATAAAAGGAAAAACGATTAAAGAAGCTTTAGCTCTTACAAATAGAGAAGTTATTACAGCGCTTGGTGGTCTCCCACCAGTAAAAGTACATTGTTCAGTTCTTGCTGAACAAGCAATAAAAGCGGCTATTTTAGATTATGCCAATAAAAATAATTTGGTTTTTGAAGAATTAGCGGGATTTAATCCTGATGAGCTTGATCATGAACATTAA
- the mnmA gene encoding tRNA 2-thiouridine(34) synthase MnmA, giving the protein MLDKKKVVVGMSGGVDSTVAAYKLKELGYEVIGINMKLWKEEKFEDEQFENDGGCCSLSSVNDARRVCSKLDIPFYVVNFKEIFKKKVVDYFVDDYQNGRTPNPCIACNKFIKFDALLRKAHELGAYYVATGHYAKIEYDNNINRYLVKKSNEDKKDQTYAIYNLTQEQLKHTLMPLGDFNSKDDVRKIANSFDFSMSKKKDSQEICFVPDDDYSGFVERYIDKKFTKGNFIDLKGKILGKHNGIINYTIGQRKGLGITFGKPTYVIDINSKTNEITLGDNEGVFKKNLIANEFNSIYYDKIEGELEVYAKIRYSAKLTKCIISVIEEDKIKVTFMSPVRAITPGQAVVFYKGEYMIGGATIERSF; this is encoded by the coding sequence ATGTTAGATAAGAAAAAAGTCGTTGTTGGTATGAGTGGTGGAGTTGATAGTACTGTTGCTGCCTATAAATTAAAAGAACTTGGTTATGAAGTCATTGGTATAAATATGAAACTTTGGAAGGAAGAAAAATTTGAAGATGAGCAATTCGAAAATGATGGTGGATGTTGTTCTCTTTCTTCAGTAAATGACGCAAGAAGAGTTTGTTCAAAATTAGATATTCCTTTTTATGTTGTGAATTTTAAGGAAATTTTCAAGAAAAAAGTAGTTGATTATTTTGTAGATGATTATCAAAACGGTAGAACGCCAAATCCTTGTATTGCATGTAATAAATTTATTAAATTTGATGCGCTTCTAAGAAAAGCGCATGAACTTGGTGCTTATTATGTAGCGACAGGTCATTATGCAAAGATTGAATACGATAATAATATAAATAGATATTTGGTTAAAAAATCAAATGAAGATAAAAAAGACCAAACATATGCTATATATAATTTGACTCAGGAACAATTGAAACATACGCTAATGCCGCTCGGTGATTTTAACTCTAAAGATGATGTAAGAAAAATAGCTAACTCGTTTGATTTTTCTATGTCAAAAAAGAAAGATTCTCAGGAAATTTGCTTTGTTCCTGATGATGATTACTCAGGTTTTGTAGAAAGATATATTGATAAAAAATTTACTAAAGGAAACTTTATTGATCTTAAGGGGAAAATATTAGGAAAACATAATGGAATTATTAACTATACAATAGGGCAAAGAAAAGGTCTTGGTATAACTTTTGGAAAGCCAACATATGTAATTGATATTAATTCTAAAACTAATGAAATTACTTTAGGTGATAATGAAGGAGTATTTAAGAAAAATCTGATTGCAAATGAATTTAATAGCATTTATTATGATAAAATCGAAGGTGAATTAGAAGTTTATGCAAAAATAAGATATAGTGCTAAACTCACAAAATGTATTATTTCAGTTATTGAAGAGGATAAAATTAAAGTTACTTTTATGTCTCCTGTAAGGGCAATTACTCCAGGGCAAGCAGTAGTGTTTTATAAAGGTGAATATATGATTGGTGGTGCAACCATAGAGCGTTCTTTTTAA
- the alaS gene encoding alanine--tRNA ligase — protein sequence MEKMGLNEIRSKFLEFFESKNHYVESSFSLVPQNDKSLLLINAGMAPMKNYFMGLDTPPSKRMATCQKCIRTGDIDNVGLTDRHGTFFEMLGNFSFGDYFKNESIEWGWEFITKWLKLPIDKLWVTVYEEDDEAYDIWKDKIGIPEERIVRLGKDDNFWEIGTGPCGPCSEIFFDRGEKYGCGLDGCKPGCECDRYIEFWNHVFTQFNRDEKGEYTPLANKNIDTGMGLERIACIMQDVDTIFEIDTLNHILTKVCKISDKEYGKLRKNDISIRIITDHIRAVSFLIGDGVLPNNEGRGYVLRRLLRRAARHGRLLGIKGKFLSDLVDEVILVSGEAYPTLIERKDYIKKIIFVEEERFEQTIDQGLSILKEYVDQLLIENKKELSGERAFKLYDTFGFPLDLTKEILEEQNFSVDVDSFNREMENQKNRARNARGNDDELSWEEDLFSQVDIEDEIEFIGYNNLNSECKIVALVKENEITSIASVGDKVQIVLDKTPFYPKGGGQVGDKGIIKTNKAKIVIDDTIKGLNNLIIHNGQVVLGEINVEDSVDARVDYSLRMDTARNHSATHLLQKALKIVLGSHIAQAGSYVDSKKLRFDFTHFESISKEALKEVEDIVNDHIHLAENVFINNMKIKEAKEMGAMALFGEKYGEEVRVVKMGEFSMELCGGTHVRNTSEIGSFKIISESGVAAGVRRIEAITGRNVSTLLEKYEKIINEISNNIKAKPENVIEKVNALISDNNELSKEIKKMKEKSAGSLADNIEKEIKVINGFKVVAKRFDKVDINSLRVIADKLKDSIENSIIIFAAVNNESINFLVMASNEAIKKGAHAGNIIKEVSKVAKGGGGGRPNMAQAGGKDFTKIDEAIDKGLEIIKNI from the coding sequence TTGGAAAAAATGGGTTTGAATGAAATTAGAAGTAAATTTTTAGAATTCTTTGAAAGTAAGAATCATTATGTTGAATCAAGTTTTTCGCTTGTACCACAAAATGATAAAAGTTTATTATTAATCAATGCAGGTATGGCTCCAATGAAAAATTATTTTATGGGACTTGATACTCCACCTAGTAAAAGAATGGCAACTTGCCAAAAATGTATTAGAACTGGTGATATTGATAATGTTGGTTTAACAGATAGACATGGAACTTTTTTTGAGATGCTTGGTAATTTTTCTTTTGGAGATTATTTTAAAAATGAGTCGATAGAATGGGGATGGGAGTTTATTACAAAATGGCTTAAATTACCAATTGATAAACTTTGGGTGACTGTTTATGAAGAAGATGATGAAGCGTATGATATTTGGAAAGATAAAATTGGAATTCCAGAGGAAAGAATTGTTAGATTAGGTAAGGACGATAATTTTTGGGAAATAGGAACTGGACCATGTGGACCATGTTCAGAGATATTTTTTGATCGCGGTGAAAAATATGGCTGCGGATTAGATGGATGTAAACCTGGGTGTGAATGTGATAGATATATTGAATTTTGGAATCACGTATTTACACAATTTAATAGAGATGAAAAAGGTGAGTATACACCACTAGCAAATAAAAATATTGATACTGGTATGGGACTTGAAAGAATCGCATGTATTATGCAAGATGTGGATACGATTTTTGAAATTGACACTTTAAATCATATTTTAACTAAAGTTTGTAAAATTTCTGATAAAGAATATGGAAAACTTAGAAAAAATGATATTTCAATTAGAATTATAACTGACCACATTAGAGCCGTTAGTTTTTTGATTGGAGATGGTGTTCTTCCTAACAATGAAGGAAGAGGTTATGTTTTAAGGAGACTTCTTAGAAGAGCTGCAAGACACGGAAGATTGCTTGGAATTAAAGGGAAGTTTTTATCAGATTTAGTGGATGAAGTTATTTTGGTTTCTGGTGAGGCATATCCAACTTTAATAGAAAGAAAAGATTATATAAAAAAGATTATTTTTGTAGAAGAAGAACGTTTTGAGCAAACAATTGATCAAGGATTATCTATTTTAAAAGAATACGTGGACCAACTATTAATTGAAAATAAAAAAGAGCTTTCTGGTGAAAGAGCATTTAAGCTATATGATACATTTGGTTTTCCTTTAGATTTAACAAAAGAAATTTTAGAAGAACAAAATTTTAGTGTGGATGTTGATTCTTTTAATAGAGAAATGGAAAATCAAAAAAATAGAGCTAGAAACGCAAGAGGAAATGATGATGAACTTAGCTGGGAAGAGGATTTATTCTCACAAGTTGATATAGAAGATGAAATAGAGTTTATTGGTTATAATAATTTAAATAGTGAGTGTAAAATTGTAGCTCTAGTAAAAGAAAATGAAATTACTTCAATTGCATCAGTCGGTGATAAAGTCCAAATTGTACTTGATAAAACGCCTTTTTATCCAAAAGGTGGTGGACAAGTTGGTGATAAAGGTATTATTAAAACAAATAAAGCAAAAATTGTAATTGATGATACAATTAAAGGATTAAATAATTTAATAATTCATAATGGTCAAGTCGTTCTGGGTGAAATAAATGTTGAAGACAGTGTTGATGCTAGAGTTGACTATTCTCTTAGAATGGATACTGCAAGGAATCATAGTGCTACACATTTGCTTCAGAAAGCATTAAAAATAGTCTTAGGTTCACATATAGCGCAAGCTGGTTCATATGTTGATTCGAAAAAGCTACGTTTTGACTTTACACATTTTGAATCTATTAGTAAAGAGGCTTTAAAAGAAGTTGAAGATATAGTAAATGATCATATCCATTTAGCTGAAAATGTTTTTATTAACAATATGAAGATAAAAGAAGCAAAAGAGATGGGTGCCATGGCCTTATTTGGCGAAAAATATGGTGAAGAAGTAAGAGTAGTTAAGATGGGTGAATTTAGCATGGAACTTTGCGGCGGTACACACGTAAGGAATACAAGCGAAATTGGTTCTTTTAAAATCATTTCTGAAAGTGGAGTTGCAGCTGGTGTAAGAAGAATTGAAGCTATAACTGGAAGAAATGTTTCTACTTTACTTGAAAAATATGAAAAAATAATTAATGAGATTTCAAATAACATTAAAGCTAAACCTGAAAATGTTATAGAAAAAGTAAATGCCCTTATTTCTGATAATAATGAATTGTCGAAGGAAATAAAAAAAATGAAAGAGAAATCTGCTGGAAGTTTAGCAGATAATATTGAAAAAGAGATAAAAGTAATTAATGGTTTTAAGGTTGTTGCTAAAAGATTTGATAAAGTTGATATAAATTCATTAAGAGTTATTGCAGATAAATTAAAAGATTCTATTGAGAATTCAATAATTATTTTTGCAGCTGTAAATAACGAAAGTATTAATTTCTTAGTTATGGCATCAAACGAGGCTATTAAAAAAGGAGCTCATGCAGGGAATATTATTAAAGAAGTTTCTAAAGTTGCCAAAGGTGGTGGCGGTGGAAGACCCAATATGGCTCAAGCTGGAGGAAAAGATTTTACTAAAATTGATGAAGCAATTGATAAAGGATTAGAAATTATTAAAAATATATAA
- a CDS encoding RrF2 family transcriptional regulator, translating into MKLSTKGRYGLRAMFELALNYEKGPISLHSISKRQDISLNYLEQLFSQLKKAGLVKSVRGKQGGYFIEKEPKEIFVGEILAILEGELAPTECVKDLSKDDNCSYADYCVTRTIYNEIKKSIHDVVYSINLQDMLDEHYENVLTDIDTSKCYC; encoded by the coding sequence ATGAAATTATCTACAAAAGGACGATATGGTCTTAGAGCAATGTTTGAACTTGCACTAAATTATGAAAAAGGACCTATTTCTCTTCATAGCATATCTAAGCGTCAGGACATTTCGCTTAATTATTTAGAGCAATTATTTTCTCAGCTTAAAAAAGCAGGTCTTGTTAAAAGTGTTAGAGGCAAACAAGGTGGGTACTTTATAGAAAAAGAGCCAAAAGAAATCTTTGTTGGTGAAATTCTTGCTATTTTAGAAGGAGAACTTGCTCCAACAGAATGCGTTAAGGATTTAAGTAAAGATGATAATTGCTCTTATGCAGATTATTGCGTTACCAGAACAATTTACAATGAAATTAAAAAGAGTATACATGATGTTGTTTATTCAATTAATCTACAAGATATGTTAGATGAACATTATGAAAATGTTTTAACAGATATCGATACATCAAAATGCTACTGTTAA
- the ruvX gene encoding Holliday junction resolvase RuvX: MKILGLDVGDSTIGVAITDDLLITAQGRETIFRESLKIDIDKLIEYIITENVNIIVVGLPKNMNGTIGMQGEKTISFVKKLEKKIKFSIRTKDKDVKIEYWDERLTSKAAEKTLINANVRRDKRKKVIDKLAAVYILQGFVDNYNMVNKNNM; the protein is encoded by the coding sequence ATGAAAATACTAGGACTTGATGTAGGAGATAGTACTATAGGCGTTGCAATAACTGATGATTTATTGATTACTGCTCAGGGCAGAGAAACAATCTTTAGAGAAAGTTTAAAAATTGATATTGATAAGTTGATTGAATATATAATTACTGAAAATGTTAATATAATAGTTGTGGGACTTCCTAAAAATATGAATGGAACTATTGGTATGCAAGGTGAGAAAACAATTAGCTTTGTTAAAAAATTAGAAAAAAAAATAAAGTTTTCTATTAGAACTAAAGATAAAGACGTTAAAATAGAATATTGGGATGAAAGATTAACTTCAAAAGCGGCTGAAAAAACTCTTATTAATGCTAATGTAAGAAGAGATAAAAGAAAAAAAGTTATTGATAAGTTAGCGGCAGTTTATATACTTCAGGGATTTGTTGATAATTACAATATGGTTAATAAAAATAACATGTGA
- a CDS encoding aminopeptidase: MENYKELEKKLSHSFKNAWEELKEGEMEEVFVYGELYKKFLDTGKTERECVDDIILRAEKKGFVNINELLNGNKKIKTGMKIYANNKGKSIILFVIGKESIDKGMNIVGGHIDSPRIDLKPFPLYEDSEMTFLKTHYYGGIKKYQWVSMPLSMHGVLINKNGEKINISIGEDINDPVFFITDLLPHLAKDQNQKKLNEGITGEGLNILFGNIPFGDKDIKEKVKLNTLKLLNEKYGIVEEDFTTAEIEIVPAEKARDVGIDRSMISAYGHDDRVCSFAGSKAILEIETPTKTAVGMFMDKEEVGSMGNTGSESKYFENIVAELIALQDSNYSDLLVRRSFMNTKVLSADVCAGFDPNFPEAYDKRNSGMISHGVQLVKYTGSRGKGGCNDANAEYASEVRNIFTKNGVVWQTGELGKVDQGGGGTIAYILANAGAEVIDCGVPMLSMHAPYELVSKVDAYMTYKAYKAFINR, encoded by the coding sequence ATGGAAAATTATAAGGAACTTGAAAAAAAACTTTCTCATTCTTTTAAAAATGCTTGGGAAGAATTAAAAGAAGGAGAAATGGAAGAAGTTTTTGTATATGGTGAGTTGTATAAAAAGTTTTTAGATACTGGTAAAACTGAAAGAGAATGCGTTGATGATATAATTTTAAGAGCTGAAAAAAAAGGCTTCGTTAATATTAATGAATTACTAAATGGTAATAAAAAGATAAAAACTGGTATGAAGATATATGCAAATAATAAAGGAAAATCAATTATTCTATTTGTTATTGGAAAAGAATCTATTGATAAAGGTATGAATATCGTCGGTGGTCATATTGATTCTCCGAGAATTGATTTAAAACCATTTCCACTGTATGAAGATAGCGAAATGACATTTTTAAAAACACATTATTACGGTGGAATTAAAAAATACCAATGGGTTTCAATGCCACTTTCGATGCATGGAGTACTAATTAATAAAAACGGTGAAAAAATAAATATTTCAATTGGTGAAGACATTAATGATCCGGTATTTTTTATAACTGATTTATTGCCTCATCTTGCTAAAGATCAAAATCAAAAAAAATTAAATGAAGGTATTACAGGCGAAGGCTTAAATATTCTTTTTGGAAATATTCCTTTTGGTGACAAAGATATTAAAGAAAAAGTTAAACTTAATACACTAAAATTGCTAAATGAAAAGTATGGTATTGTAGAAGAAGATTTCACAACTGCTGAAATAGAAATTGTACCTGCAGAAAAAGCAAGAGACGTTGGTATTGACAGAAGTATGATTTCTGCATATGGACATGATGATAGAGTTTGTTCATTCGCAGGTTCAAAAGCTATTTTAGAAATTGAAACTCCAACAAAAACTGCTGTTGGTATGTTTATGGATAAAGAAGAAGTGGGTTCTATGGGTAACACTGGTTCTGAGTCGAAATATTTTGAGAATATAGTTGCAGAATTAATTGCTCTTCAAGACTCGAATTATTCAGATTTACTTGTAAGACGTTCATTTATGAATACTAAAGTACTATCAGCTGATGTTTGTGCTGGATTTGATCCTAATTTTCCAGAGGCTTATGATAAAAGAAATTCTGGTATGATTAGTCACGGAGTACAACTAGTTAAATATACTGGTAGTAGAGGAAAGGGTGGCTGTAACGATGCCAACGCTGAATATGCATCTGAGGTTAGAAATATATTTACTAAAAACGGAGTAGTTTGGCAAACTGGAGAACTTGGAAAAGTAGATCAAGGCGGTGGAGGTACTATCGCTTATATCCTTGCAAATGCCGGAGCTGAAGTAATTGATTGTGGCGTACCAATGCTTAGTATGCATGCTCCTTATGAACTTGTAAGTAAAGTTGATGCTTATATGACTTATAAAGCATACAAAGCTTTTATTAATAGATAA
- a CDS encoding DUF1292 domain-containing protein, whose product MDNIITLKDEEGKNVDFEVIANFKVDDDEYSVLFPIEENGEEALLFKVIGEEGGETILEYIENDEEFSRASKAYHELMNEKN is encoded by the coding sequence ATGGATAATATAATTACATTAAAAGATGAAGAAGGTAAAAATGTTGATTTTGAAGTGATTGCAAACTTTAAAGTAGATGATGATGAATATTCAGTACTTTTTCCGATTGAAGAAAATGGGGAAGAAGCACTTCTTTTTAAAGTTATTGGAGAAGAAGGCGGAGAGACTATTTTAGAATATATTGAAAACGACGAAGAATTTAGTAGAGCTTCAAAAGCATACCATGAATTAATGAATGAAAAAAACTAG
- a CDS encoding IreB family regulatory phosphoprotein has product MDKTMKFSVEKQQSEERKEILLFVYNALTEKGYHPTNQMIGYLLSGDPTYITTHKDARKVIRKVERDEILEEILEYYLKNNIVNK; this is encoded by the coding sequence ATGGACAAAACTATGAAATTTTCAGTTGAAAAGCAGCAATCAGAGGAAAGAAAAGAAATATTATTATTTGTTTATAACGCTTTAACAGAGAAAGGATATCATCCTACTAATCAAATGATTGGTTATTTATTGTCTGGTGATCCAACATATATAACTACGCATAAAGATGCAAGAAAAGTGATTAGAAAAGTTGAAAGAGATGAAATTTTAGAAGAAATTTTAGAGTATTATCTAAAAAATAATATTGTAAACAAATAA